From the genome of Solanum lycopersicum chromosome 7, SLM_r2.1:
tcaaatatttcatatcaaaattggACAATGCTTTAAATTATACACCAtctgttaattaattttatgatttaagaaaaaaaattaggtcaATCACCAGGGTCGGGGGTTAGATTTGATTCCTATCATATCTAttcgttaaaaaaaaaaaaaaaaaaaaagatacaaagTAAGAGGAGGACAAGGACCAAACCTCTAACAAAATAATCaactacaaaaaatattttcagaaaaatagacaataatgaaaaaagaatgtcacatttCCTTATAGATTAAgtatttaaatgtataattcattttttatcctTGTTGGTACCACTTAATTTTAAGTATAGTACTCTAATATATTTATGAGATAAGATAAAAGTGAGTTTACTTTTTTGAAGGGCAATTtggtaaaaatttaaaagtcttcATTATTGCTTAAATTTCGTAGCCGGTCAAATGTCGTCACGTAAAATGGAACAGAGGGAGTACTTATTttaaagggcaactttcacatatagcaaataaaaaatttatatttttatgctaTAATAAAgcttgcataattgcgctccatagcaaacatagaaactgtataattcgctatacatatacagttgaagcaatttgtataaaacgaagtgtataaaacaagaaagagaaagacacttgggcagagaactgtataaaaacgaattgtattattataagtgtatagaacgaatcatatacaatttgaatttgtataaaataagaaagaaagacaaaagagacttgacacggaatatacaattgaatcgaattgtataaaacgagaaagagagaaattagatacaatttgaaaattgtataaaacgcaAAAGAGAGAAAGTCAAAAGAAAttgggcaggggagtatttttattgtataattataagtgtataggacgaaaatatatgtacttgcatgtgtatttaaaatttatcacgctttatacaaacagaaatgtaACTTATACATTTTGcttctgtttgtaaaagtgagaaaggcgagggtggcgagcgagatttgggagagtggcgagcgagatctgaaagaggggagagaggggaacaaaaatatatgtatttatacaattttctctgctttatacaattagaaacaatttttatacacttgtgtttgtataaaaaatgaGGAAGcaagcgagagattggaggagagtggtgagcgagatatttgggagagaggcgcctgacaatttttttgcaaacgtttgctatggagcacaattaaatcaaactctagctactccatttattttaggttattagtttgctattatatacaattttctctattttaaatattagaaaaaaaaaacaaattaaagtaaaaaggAGGGAGGTAGAAACTAACTTATCAAAGAGTTGGGGGTTCAAATATGGTGATACATGTAGTGTAACGTTAGttcatgtgtttttgttattaatagGAATCGTTATTTATAAGCACTTTCTCTGtatctaaataaatattttacttttctcttTGATCTTTGTTACATAAGAGTGTTTCTTTCTGTATTTGTGTTTTTCTAATTAGTACTCCAATTTTAGTGTCATAGTTACTATAATGTTTGACCTGTATCAAATAGAATTCTccaatttaagtttttttagttttttctttcatctaTATTAAATATAGGGTCTCTTTCTATGTTCAATTCTTTCAAAGTACTCTCCTTCTGTCTTCAATTTAAgttatcttatttttctttttgatatgtATTAAATAGAGTggtatttcaattttaagattGTACATGACAAATATAAAACCACTAAATCATTTAAAGGACTATACGGATcgttaatttaaaattataaaatttaaaaatttcttttatcaaCTAACTAGTTTTGACCATATATTCTTATGTGGCAAATCAAAGAGTGTGCATGAAAAGGAATATGAATGTGTAGATCGTGAAAACCAAACATCTTCCATGAGGTTACCTCATGTCATTCCATTTCCTCAACAATTAATGTGTATGTGTCCACTACTTCACCTCTCATCTTTTGTAATAACACTCATTTTGCAAAAAGCAAATCTCAAAAAGTTAAAAGATTCAAATAACCATCTCATCGAAATGATTTTTAGCAATAACTTAATTTTAGCAATTTATAATTGCTGCTTAAGGCCTATAACGACATCGAATCTGATGAAAATGTTGATATTAAGGTTTTAGCACTCTTTGTTATGCATATTTATTAACGCTAAAAGCTAAGTATTAAAATGCATGACAGGCCGATAACTCTCTCTAGAAAGTAATGGGTCGATATTTTCTCCAAAACTCATTCATTCCATTGCTACAAATACTAGGACAAAGAGGAGGAGCTAGTTTCACCCTCATCAGTCATCACTAATTAAGCATTAGGgttttatatctaaatttttatattgttcAAATTAAAAAGGTGATTGTGAgcgaaaataaatttttagctTCTCTTTGAATATTATGTTGTTTTTTCTATTAGTCAATTTTCTATTCCTAGACCATATCAATGCAAACGATGAGTGTAAACGAATAATATTATACATTGTttattatcttcttctttttctcattatatcaccaatatatatttatataactctttttatttattttgaagttaataatatatctagaactcaaaatatttcatatcaaaattttaaaaaaatgttttaaattatacAACACCTATTAATTAGTCTACgttttggaagaaaaaaaattgtcatcgTCAGAGTTGTGTGAACCCTTTGTGTGTGGGGCGGGTTGTATCAGAAAGAAAGTTGTTGGACTATAACAGATTCCGTATCagatatgaattttattttggcaaattatagaaatcacatacttttaaggtaaaattacaatttaatccttaaaaatttataattacaaaaattcttCAAACGGATACAGTAATACAAgcgttgatacattaaaaagaggatCGGATATATgcgctgatacattaaaaaaagtGTCGGAAACATTAATGTAGGGTTTGTATACATTAAtggccaaaaaaataaagtgttgATACATTAAAATTAAGAGGGTTGAATACATGCGCTGTTACATTTAAAAGAGGATAAGATACATTAATGGATGATCGGatatattaatgaaatttttgacttaagagaaaaatgagagattttggagatttgtaaaacttataggggataatgataataagtaaACTAAAAGGTGAACTTTCTGTAATTAACCATTATAACGCTTTTAGGTGAAACTATCATGTTTATTATCCTATTTAGGGATGTTTATTGGACTGCTTGAGGCGCGGTTACtggtcaaagttaaaatcaaaCGGTTAGTTGTTATCGATTTTAATTTGGTATGGTTTGGTTCAGTTATTCGATTAGTCTCGATTTTAATTTGGTATGGTTTGGTTCAGTTATTCGATTACTAATCATACAcaacaataaaagaaataattctttcaaaaagtgaaaaatctgttcaaaatgaaaaatagttaGAATGACTCACATTAAATTTTGCTAATGAATAAAGCTTCAAAGTCATTATTTTAGCCTAGAAGGAAAGAGACAGTGTGACATATGATCGTCTCATAAAACATTGTCATAGACACCCGTACACATGAAACCAATAAAAGAAATGTTCTCACCTTGAATAATTTTGCTTTCATAAGTAAGTTACAAATAAATTCTGatgaaaacatatatatatagagagagagagaattatCAGCTCGGTTCggttattttatttgaatttttttctaacatatatatatatatagaaagagaGAATTGTCAGCTCGGTTGAGttattttatttggattttttCTAACATAACCataaccaaaccaaaccatgtactattgatttttgaaaaatctaaaatcaaaccaaacaaaaccaaacccaaaaaaaatcaatttatatacatatatatatatatatatatatatatatatatatatgtatatatatatatatatatatatatatatatatatatatgtatatatatatatatatagtatttcCGATGTGGCAAATTAAAGAGTGTGCATGAAAGAGAAGAAGCATGTGTGGATTGTGAAAACCATGAGTTTACCTCATGTCATTCCATTCCTTCAACAATTTGTGGACTTCATCAATTCATTTTGCAAAAGcaaatctcaaaaattaaagtaaaaagaTTCAATGCTTATAAGCAAAAAAAGATTCACTAATAAAGATGATAGATAGCTCTCAATGGAATTAATGGGTCCATATTTTCTACCAATCCCATGTTTGAATGCTATAAATAATAGGACAAGAGGAGCATAGCTACTATATATCAACATCCCTCATCACCTAGCTAATTACATCTAGGGTTTAATTTCCAAAATTCTCACTCttacaaaattttgaatctttcttttttaaaaaaaaaaatggtgatTGTGAGAGGAAACACATCGCGTTTTCATCCTTATGAGATAGAAGCAAGGCTTGTAATTAGATTTTATTTGAACAGAGAGTTCGAGAATGATgttgatgatgacgatgatgatgatgatggagcAAAAGTAGCACCTGCAGCATAATATGGTTTGACatgttttcttttgaaaacatgaagctcattatatataatatggTTTGTGAAGGAGAAATTGGTGTCTAATTTTCTCCTTAGAATAAAAGGAAACTAAACCCTAGCTATATATATGAGAATTTGTCTTCTTATATtagccaatatatatatatatatatatatatatatacatatatatatatatatcttctttttCCCCCTTTATATTAGCATTagcactttttttttatcattattaattgaagcaattatatatttagaattAAAAAGATGTCATGTCAAAATTGAACTATTTTTCCATTACACATCATCCTTAATAAATATGGTTGAATTTTGAGCATGAAAAATTGCTTCATATATTCCAAGAAATGAGGAACTTCAAACATTAAATTTAATCTCATATTTCAGAAATGAAGCTACATTTATGGACTACTTTAGATACTCCTATTTTTGTTTCCTTTCTTACATATCcatttgaagaaaattaaaaaaaaaaaacaaaaaaaaaacaagagatTATTAAAGGGTAATGAATCTATCTGAAGATGTAATTTTCGAGATTTTAACAAGACTGCCTGTAACTTCTTTGATAAGGTTCAAATGCGTTTGCAAATTCTGGTATTCTCTCATCAAGAACCCTAATTTCATCTCAAAACATTTGCATAACCTAAATAACAAGCAAAATCATCTCCATTTGCTGATTAGTCGCCGCGGaaatattacaaataaaagGATCCTCTCATTGTCACAAAATGATACATTTGATGTTTTCATCAATCAAGATTTTCCAGAATACTTCAATGACAAATTTGGTCACATAAGACTTATAGGTCCATGTAACGGCATTGTTTGTTTATGTGGTTATCCAGATAACATTGTTCTATGGAATCCATCAATTAGAGACTACAAAATATTACCACAATCACAAATTCAACGTCTTGTTGGATCAACAATACGTGGGAGTGATTTTGGATTAGGGTTTGATTCGAAGAAAAATGATTATAAggtaatacaaattttattttgtctaaCGATTGATCGTGTTTTTGTTTATCAAGTTGAGATATACTCTTTGAATTCAAATTCATGGAGGAAGTATAAAGGGGTTGTACCATCTAAAATAAAGTATGGTAATACTTCATGGAGTATGGTGtataaaaatgagattttttgtTGGTTAGGTCAAGATGTTGATAACCATGAGGTGATACTTTCATTTAACATGAGTGAagagatttttcaaaatattaagtTACCatcaaatattgaaatttttggaGTGCAAGAAATTATGAGGAGTGTTTGGGTGATTGTACCATTTAAAGAATCAATTTCACttattgtttattgtttaaAAGAAGTGGAGAAGTATTATGATGTATGGGTTATAAATAATGAATTGGGAGTTGAAAATTGTTGGACTAAATTGCAAAGAATTGGTCCTATTTCTAGGGTGGAAAGGCCTTTAGGGCTTTGGAAAAATGGTGAGCTAATTTTGGAAAATAGCTCTGGACAATTAGTGATTTATGATCCTTCAAATCAAGAAATGAAAACACTTGGATTTTATGGGAAAAGAGGCAGGTTGGAAATAGTTGTTTATAAGGAGAGTTTAGTTTCGATATCGTAGATAAGGTCTACATACATTCCACTCGCTGTTGATATTGCTTCTATGTGAATGAATAGCAGAGGAGacaaatttgaaaatgaaagtAGTGTTAATTCATGTATATATGTAGATGTTTTTCTGGtgtatttatgtatgtatgGTTCGAGATGAAAGGAATGGATTTAAACGCAGATCCTATTCAGTTTGAAACaatagtatatatttttcatagctTTATGAACCCTTAGAAGTTGATATGAAACTAATTTCTTCTTGTACATAAATATGAGTCCGGAGacgaaaaggaaaaaaaaaagagtgaaatttCCAAAAGAGCAACAAAAATAAGTTTGAAaccaaaaataacatttaaacaGGAGGGAGACGGCCTCTAAATTGGGGTAGGAAGGCGAAGGTCCCTATGCGCCTTACAAGGCGCAAGGTGAAAGGCTTtctactcaaaaaaaaaaaacaaagtctGAAAATCTCAAATACTGTAGGAGATGAGAAGGGCATATTTTGacaactttttctttcaaaacatgCATTTCTTTGTTCTATTTATGAACAGTCAAATGCTCAGACTATAGTCGAGAGCCTTCGAGACATTCAGATTTCGTATcgtacaacaaaaaaaatacagcATTCATCTATCTTCCCTTTGATGTAGCAAAATCCCATTTTGATTCCCTACAGCATACATACAACACCCTATATGTTTACTTACTTTACCTTCTTGGGAGTGTAACAGAAATGGGAAGATTCTTGCTGTTGCTTctgtgaaaagaaaaaaaaaacctctgTTGATTGTGTGGAAAAATCTGTCTTAAGCCTCTGATTCAATAAGGTCCATTTCCACGTTTCCGCTTAGAATGACCTCTTTGGATGGTTCCTCTATGCACAGACGATCCCTGTTCAGATAAAGACTCTTTCAGATACAGAGCTTTGAGCAAATTAAATCCAATAAAACaagtatattatacatatgataATTTGATGATTGATTCCAATTTGTCTTACCTTTGATACATGAATGCCACCTCCTCTTTGCTGATGCATATTGGGGTGTTGATGCCGGATGTTAGGATTCATATCCATTCTGTTATTCCACCCAGGATCAGACTGACCAATCTCAGTAGCACCAACCATTGTAGTAAGTGAGTCCACAGGCTCATGCGGCAATGATATTCCTGACATCCCATTGTACGACAAGATCCAACCCATTGCATTTATAGAGGCTGCAAGAACCTCAGGAAGAACTTTTCCAGGATGTGTGACCTGTAATAACATTCACTTGCACATTAGACCAACCAAAAGCCACATACGTCAGTACTATCTTGACATAGCAACAGAATGATACCCTAATTACTTTGcgttgtttttctttcttttcttctcattttgctTGGGGGAGGGCGTAGGAAAGGTTCTCTCTTTAAAACAATGCAGAACAGAAAAATTACCTTAAATAAAATTGCTGCAGCTAACCTCTCTCTCAAGCAGTAAATTTGAGCAACATCAAGAGCTGTTGACTCAAAAGGGATCCATCTATCAACAATGACCTTCACTGTATTATCAGGTGAAGACATAATTTTCTCTCCTTGATGGGCTTCTGACAGATCTGCTTTAATATTGCCTTCCTCGCCATTGTCCTCATCAGCATCTTCGTAATCACTTTCGTCATCATcattgtcatcatcatcatcttcatttcCAGGAGCCACTACAATCTCTGTTGCCAGCAATAACAGTGGGAGTGGCCCAATGACACTACAATTCCTTATAAGCAGACCTCCATCACCACGAGTTATCTCATCATATGCAATTAGTGGTTGATCATAGAATTTTTGGAATGAAAGCTTGAAGTTAGTAGAATGAGGGCTTAATCGAACTTTATCACCACCTGCAGTCTCAATGACAGActtcttgttatttttcaaaGGCGGGAGCAGTCTTCCAACCATAGGGTACAAACCAGCAACAAGAACAGCATGTAGTATGCCTGGATCCTGTGCGTTAAGGTTACAGGAAGATCCATCTCCGGGAATAAACCCATTCCTCAACAGTTCAGATGCAAGTTGTTTACGCATTCCTGATAGCATATGCATAGTGCCTGAAGATAAAAAGTACTTAGAACAAAACCTCGATTCTTGACCAGTTTCTTTCGCACTTTTCCAGCCCTCAAATGCAGCCACAACTGCTAATTGATCACTTCTTCCGCCATACCATGAGGCTAACTCAGCTTTTGCAGCTGCAGCTTTCTTCTTCTCATTTGGCAACATGGGTAGGGTAAATGGATCTCTATAGTCAGAAGCGCAAGCCATAGTCAATGCTGGGTCAAGGCAGTTCAATAAGATGGAAATTAAAAGCATCTTGCTTGTAAGCGGATGAACTGGTAAAGATCCTAGCCTTTCTCCAAGATCTGTAAGTTTCTCATCAAATGACAATGCCCCAATATCTTGAA
Proteins encoded in this window:
- the LOC104648487 gene encoding F-box protein CPR1-like; translated protein: MNLSEDVIFEILTRLPVTSLIRFKCVCKFWYSLIKNPNFISKHLHNLNNKQNHLHLLISRRGNITNKRILSLSQNDTFDVFINQDFPEYFNDKFGHIRLIGPCNGIVCLCGYPDNIVLWNPSIRDYKILPQSQIQRLVGSTIRGSDFGLGFDSKKNDYKVIQILFCLTIDRVFVYQVEIYSLNSNSWRKYKGVVPSKIKYGNTSWSMVYKNEIFCWLGQDVDNHEVILSFNMSEEIFQNIKLPSNIEIFGVQEIMRSVWVIVPFKESISLIVYCLKEVEKYYDVWVINNELGVENCWTKLQRIGPISRVERPLGLWKNGELILENSSGQLVIYDPSNQEMKTLGFYGKRGRLEIVVYKESLVSIS